From the Cohaesibacter sp. ES.047 genome, one window contains:
- a CDS encoding TRAP transporter small permease subunit — MIDIEEIFKTADMHPLAVGYVRVVDRVNYYIGRVMMFGVFVIVGILLWSTISKALFVVPAFWTLEVAQFALAAYYILGGPYSIQLGANVRMDLFYGNWSLRKRAWVDSFTILLLILYLGVLLYGGIESTAYSVEYGERNPSLWRPYIWPVKAIMCVGFFLMLLQAISELIKDIARLRGATA; from the coding sequence ATGATCGACATCGAAGAAATTTTCAAGACAGCAGACATGCATCCGCTGGCTGTCGGCTACGTCAGAGTGGTCGACCGGGTCAACTATTACATCGGCCGCGTCATGATGTTTGGCGTCTTCGTCATCGTCGGCATCCTGCTCTGGTCAACCATTTCCAAAGCCCTGTTTGTCGTGCCTGCTTTCTGGACGCTGGAAGTCGCCCAGTTCGCTCTGGCCGCCTATTACATTTTGGGTGGCCCCTATTCGATCCAGCTGGGTGCCAACGTCCGCATGGATCTGTTCTACGGCAACTGGTCCTTGCGCAAACGGGCCTGGGTCGACAGCTTCACGATCCTTCTGCTCATCCTTTATCTCGGCGTCCTGCTCTATGGCGGCATCGAATCCACCGCCTATTCCGTTGAATATGGCGAGCGGAATCCCAGCCTTTGGCGTCCCTATATCTGGCCGGTCAAGGCCATCATGTGTGTTGGTTTCTTCCTTATGCTGCTTCAGGCCATTTCTGAACTGATCAAGGACATTGCCCGACTAAGAGGAGCAACTGCCTGA